A genome region from Arachidicoccus soli includes the following:
- a CDS encoding penicillin-binding protein 1A, translating into MEKKTPTSTPQKHRNKAVRILWLIFLCGILGVSIILLMANYGLLGEMPSIEQLQNPNASEASQIYADDGSLMGKVYLQDRINVSFDQISPHVIEALIATEDERFYEHNGIDPRSLARAVFSLGGEGGASTITMQTAKNLFTDYKRNAFIRIFQKIKESIIAVKLERNFTKNEILTLYLNTVPFGSNVYGIRNAARTFFQVDPSQLSIAQSAVLIGMLKASTTYNPHLHPDKSLLRRNIVINQMVRNNFVSAKEGEAIKAQPIKLDYHKLNEANGIAPYFRMILVEQLKEWCKTHTKPDGTNYDLYTDGLKVYTTINPTLQKYAEEAVAKHLSYMQQLLNQQGDIKSGSVWKGHERTLIWAMKHSSRWQNEKEDGMSDEDIEKTFHVKTPMRVFAWNPKRYTDTIMTPYDSIKYHRQMLQAGFMAMDPISGEVKAWVGGINFRTYKYDHVNINTKRQVGSTIKPLLYSLAIEKAGFTPNTLVQDVQQYFKGYGNVPATTTTCTGETIPMSQALAESRNCATAYIMKQLGDGNVGAVKFVDFLKTCGISAKIEPYPSIALGSGETSLIEMMQAYSMFPGRGFNVQPMTITRIEDAHHHVLFTNTPKRKEVISDITASSLVSMMEDVINYGTGRRMSRYGVDGDIAGKTGTTNDNSDAWFIGYTPQLLAGVWTGCDDRFIRFQSTSEGQGSSVALPIWAYFFHKAQNDPSTGINAQQRFNNSNNLDNGAQSLIYDWAHNIKDTTLNGEQNEMKTNQSNIGPESDTEAGSSNDLPLIGGSGTEAKQPPKAIMPPKPLKGIKPVKK; encoded by the coding sequence ATGGAGAAAAAAACACCAACATCGACACCTCAAAAGCATAGAAACAAAGCTGTACGTATTTTATGGTTAATATTTCTCTGTGGCATACTTGGAGTCAGTATTATCTTATTAATGGCCAATTATGGACTATTGGGGGAAATGCCTTCCATAGAACAATTACAAAACCCCAACGCCTCGGAAGCCAGTCAAATTTATGCAGATGATGGTTCTTTAATGGGGAAGGTATATTTGCAAGATAGAATAAATGTGTCATTTGATCAGATAAGTCCACATGTCATCGAGGCCTTAATCGCCACAGAAGATGAGCGTTTTTATGAACACAATGGTATCGATCCACGCTCTTTAGCAAGAGCAGTTTTTTCGTTGGGGGGCGAAGGTGGTGCTAGTACCATTACAATGCAAACGGCAAAAAACCTTTTTACTGACTATAAAAGAAATGCTTTCATCCGCATTTTTCAAAAAATAAAAGAATCTATTATTGCGGTTAAACTAGAAAGGAATTTTACTAAAAATGAAATACTTACCCTTTATTTAAATACTGTACCATTCGGTTCCAATGTATATGGTATCCGAAATGCTGCACGTACTTTTTTTCAGGTGGACCCCTCTCAGCTTTCTATTGCACAATCAGCTGTTTTAATTGGAATGCTAAAAGCATCTACCACATATAATCCGCATTTACATCCCGACAAGTCTCTGTTACGTAGAAATATCGTAATCAATCAGATGGTAAGAAATAATTTTGTTTCGGCAAAAGAAGGGGAAGCCATTAAAGCGCAACCAATCAAACTGGATTATCATAAGCTTAATGAAGCCAACGGCATAGCACCTTATTTTAGAATGATTTTGGTAGAACAATTGAAAGAATGGTGTAAAACACATACAAAACCGGATGGCACCAATTATGACCTATATACTGATGGATTAAAAGTTTATACAACGATTAATCCAACGCTTCAAAAATATGCAGAAGAAGCCGTAGCCAAGCATTTAAGTTACATGCAACAGCTGCTTAATCAACAAGGCGATATAAAGTCCGGTAGTGTTTGGAAAGGACATGAGCGCACCCTTATCTGGGCAATGAAGCACTCGAGCCGTTGGCAGAATGAAAAGGAAGATGGTATGTCTGATGAGGATATTGAAAAAACTTTTCACGTAAAAACGCCTATGCGTGTATTTGCTTGGAATCCTAAAAGATATACCGACACCATAATGACACCTTATGATTCTATCAAGTACCATCGCCAAATGTTGCAAGCCGGCTTTATGGCAATGGATCCAATAAGCGGAGAAGTAAAAGCTTGGGTTGGCGGAATTAACTTCCGTACTTATAAGTATGATCACGTAAATATTAATACTAAAAGACAAGTAGGGTCAACAATTAAACCATTATTATATAGTTTAGCTATAGAAAAAGCAGGGTTTACACCAAACACACTCGTTCAAGATGTACAACAATACTTTAAAGGCTACGGAAATGTACCCGCAACTACCACAACTTGTACTGGTGAGACAATACCCATGTCTCAAGCGTTGGCAGAATCACGTAACTGTGCGACGGCATACATCATGAAGCAATTAGGAGATGGTAATGTAGGTGCTGTTAAGTTTGTAGATTTTCTAAAAACCTGTGGCATTAGTGCTAAAATAGAGCCTTATCCTTCTATCGCATTAGGTAGTGGAGAAACATCTTTAATAGAAATGATGCAAGCCTATTCCATGTTCCCTGGCAGGGGCTTCAATGTACAGCCAATGACCATTACACGTATAGAAGATGCACATCATCATGTGCTTTTTACTAATACACCAAAACGTAAAGAAGTCATAAGTGATATTACCGCCAGTTCATTGGTATCCATGATGGAAGATGTAATAAATTATGGTACAGGCAGAAGAATGAGCCGTTATGGAGTAGACGGAGATATTGCGGGTAAAACAGGTACTACCAATGATAATAGTGATGCATGGTTTATTGGATATACACCCCAATTACTTGCAGGTGTCTGGACGGGTTGTGACGATCGTTTTATTCGTTTCCAAAGCACTTCAGAAGGGCAAGGTTCTTCTGTTGCATTACCAATATGGGCATACTTTTTTCATAAAGCACAAAACGATCCATCAACTGGAATCAATGCGCAACAAAGGTTTAATAATAGCAATAATCTAGATAACGGAGCACAATCTTTAATTTATGATTGGGCCCACAATATTAAAGATACGACCCTAAATGGTGAACAAAATGAAATGAAAACAAATCAATCGAATATTGGGCCGGAAAGCGACACTGAGGCGGGTAGCTCTAACGATTTGCCATTGATTGGCGGATCAGGAACCGAGGCCAAGCAGCCTCCCAAAGCAATAATGCCTCCTAAACCACTTAAAGGCATAAAGCCTGTCAAAAAATAA
- a CDS encoding RNA polymerase sigma-70 factor has translation MLKLVNYKNLSDDDLAVIISMESKAFDEVYARYYPVLTRVAYGMLNDTSAIEDLVQDVFISLYNRRKHITFKVSIKSYLCKAIRLKIFNEYRSKAVHLKYCKNDFFPNCSKNDFLSIETKELSMKIKNVYQKLPNKCREVFYLSRQWGFSQKDISQKLQISVSTVEKHIGKALRIFREELYEYSIN, from the coding sequence ATGTTAAAACTGGTTAACTATAAAAACCTTTCTGATGACGATTTAGCCGTCATTATAAGTATGGAGTCAAAAGCATTTGATGAAGTTTATGCACGTTATTATCCTGTCCTTACGAGGGTGGCATACGGCATGCTCAATGATACTTCTGCGATTGAAGACCTAGTACAAGATGTATTTATTTCTTTGTACAACAGAAGAAAGCATATAACTTTTAAAGTCTCCATTAAATCTTATTTATGTAAAGCTATTCGTTTAAAAATTTTTAACGAATACAGGTCTAAAGCTGTTCATTTGAAGTATTGCAAAAACGATTTTTTCCCCAATTGCAGCAAAAACGATTTTCTTAGCATTGAAACAAAAGAGCTTTCTATGAAAATCAAAAATGTATATCAAAAATTACCAAATAAATGCCGGGAAGTCTTTTATTTAAGTAGGCAATGGGGATTTTCTCAAAAAGATATTTCTCAAAAATTACAAATATCAGTTAGTACTGTTGAAAAACATATAGGGAAAGCTTTGAGGATTTTCAGAGAAGAACTTTATGAGTATTCTATCAATTAA
- a CDS encoding IS1634 family transposase: MGLYFKCSIRKNPDTSRYDGYYRLVESYRNLEGRVCHRTLLNVGFLSDYSPEQLNKVQSCLNDRYENQQRLFPENDVFVKRLAEELWDRLLAAKRIDVKKAQQMINADTMRHENVREIGAEWMSYNIWNQLELTRFLQSKGWEEEEIQLAATQIISRAVYPASELKTSLWIKENSAVCELTGYNPYSITKDKLYASALKLYSIKDQLEQHLSARTNELFELEDKIILYDLTNTYFEGRKLNSKLAKHGRSKEKRKDAKLVVLAMVVNVEGFIKYTAMYEGNIADCATLESMIEKLATHTCSHKPIIVLDAGIATEDNLILIKAKGYHYVCVSRTKIKDYTSVAGKGKVLLQTKNKQEIQLKAVATEKHTDYFLEVTSAAKAKKEEGMKHSFEQRIEEELQKVSNAIQRKGGIKTTEKVYERIGRIKEKYPSIHSQYIIETRINKETNQVIELKWSKDESKEATKQESLGIYFLRTDLEIKDEAVTWNIYNTIREIESSFRCLKTDLDLRPVYHQNDDSTMAHLHLGILAYWLVNTMRHQLKASGINHSWSEIVRIGNTQKVVTTTGTNTFDKVIIVRKCSEPAHKLTVLLGILKIKHQPFTKRKSVVHKSELKKNESAISGVLGPP, translated from the coding sequence GTGGGATTGTATTTCAAATGTTCCATACGCAAGAATCCAGATACCAGCCGTTACGATGGCTATTATCGCCTAGTTGAAAGCTATCGCAACCTAGAAGGAAGAGTATGCCACCGTACCTTACTGAATGTAGGTTTTTTGTCCGATTACAGTCCCGAACAACTCAACAAAGTACAGTCATGCCTCAATGACCGATATGAGAACCAACAGCGTCTATTTCCCGAAAATGATGTATTTGTAAAACGACTTGCAGAAGAACTCTGGGATCGACTTCTTGCAGCAAAGCGCATTGATGTAAAAAAGGCCCAGCAGATGATAAATGCAGATACGATGCGTCATGAAAATGTTAGAGAAATAGGTGCAGAATGGATGAGTTATAATATTTGGAATCAGCTTGAATTAACTCGGTTTCTTCAATCAAAAGGATGGGAAGAAGAGGAGATACAATTAGCTGCTACCCAAATCATCAGTCGAGCGGTCTATCCCGCTTCTGAGCTAAAAACTAGTCTTTGGATAAAAGAAAACTCCGCAGTCTGTGAACTGACTGGCTACAACCCATATTCCATTACAAAAGATAAGCTATATGCCAGCGCCTTAAAGCTTTACAGTATCAAAGATCAATTGGAACAACACCTTTCTGCACGCACAAATGAGTTGTTTGAGTTGGAAGATAAAATCATTTTATATGACTTGACTAATACCTATTTTGAGGGTCGCAAATTGAATAGTAAACTTGCCAAACACGGCAGGAGCAAAGAAAAGCGTAAAGATGCCAAGCTGGTAGTATTGGCCATGGTAGTGAATGTTGAGGGGTTCATTAAATACACTGCAATGTATGAAGGTAATATCGCTGATTGTGCCACACTAGAATCTATGATTGAAAAGCTGGCTACCCATACTTGTTCCCATAAACCAATAATTGTATTAGATGCAGGTATTGCTACGGAAGACAACCTTATTTTAATCAAAGCGAAGGGGTACCACTATGTTTGCGTAAGCCGCACTAAAATAAAAGATTATACTTCTGTTGCAGGTAAAGGGAAAGTATTGTTGCAAACCAAGAACAAACAAGAAATACAGTTAAAAGCAGTTGCCACAGAAAAGCACACGGACTATTTCTTGGAAGTAACTAGTGCCGCAAAGGCTAAAAAGGAAGAAGGGATGAAGCATTCTTTTGAACAAAGAATCGAGGAGGAATTGCAAAAAGTGAGCAATGCCATTCAGCGCAAAGGAGGCATAAAAACCACGGAAAAGGTATATGAACGAATCGGTAGAATTAAAGAAAAATATCCTTCTATACACAGCCAGTACATAATTGAAACACGGATAAATAAGGAAACAAATCAGGTAATTGAACTCAAATGGTCAAAAGATGAAAGCAAGGAGGCTACAAAGCAAGAATCTCTTGGCATTTATTTTCTGCGTACCGATTTGGAAATAAAAGACGAAGCTGTAACCTGGAATATTTATAACACAATAAGAGAAATAGAGAGCAGCTTTCGTTGCCTAAAAACAGATTTGGATTTACGCCCTGTTTATCATCAGAATGACGACAGTACGATGGCGCATCTCCATTTGGGCATTCTGGCTTATTGGCTTGTAAACACGATGCGCCACCAACTTAAAGCTAGTGGAATTAATCACAGTTGGAGTGAAATAGTTCGTATAGGGAATACTCAAAAAGTTGTGACCACTACGGGTACCAACACTTTTGATAAAGTCATTATTGTTAGGAAATGTAGCGAACCTGCTCATAAACTTACAGTCCTTTTAGGTATACTCAAAATAAAACACCAACCTTTTACAAAAAGAAAATCCGTAGTACACAAATCGGAACTCAAAAAAAATGAAAGTGCTATCAGTGGGGTATTAGGTCCTCCTTAG
- a CDS encoding ROK family protein codes for MTKNCPEHLVAGIDIGGSHITIGLIDLKKKECIENIHVRDFVDSHATAEEILAKWADAIKELWVQSDAIIKKIGFAMPGPFDYPNGICLIKGFNKYESLYGMNIRKELAERLNIEPHNILFRNDAEAFLEGEVFCGSIKGYSNSIGITLGTGLGSAICKNGKTVDAELSVMDYHGEYIEESVSTRGLVRNYFRLTNKQLKDAKAVVALYPKDENAVKSFEIFAKDLSWFLIRFIQKEDPEALVIGGNIAQAWEMFMPTVIQHLERELNVVPRIVKSALMENAALIGGACNHSL; via the coding sequence ATGACGAAAAATTGCCCGGAACATTTGGTTGCCGGAATTGATATTGGGGGCTCACATATCACCATTGGACTGATAGATTTAAAGAAAAAAGAATGCATTGAGAATATACATGTGAGAGATTTCGTTGATAGCCACGCAACTGCAGAAGAGATTTTAGCCAAATGGGCGGATGCAATTAAAGAATTATGGGTTCAGTCAGATGCTATTATTAAAAAAATAGGATTTGCCATGCCAGGACCTTTTGATTATCCAAATGGTATTTGTTTAATAAAAGGCTTTAATAAATATGAATCATTGTATGGTATGAATATCCGGAAGGAATTGGCAGAAAGGTTAAATATTGAACCCCATAATATTTTGTTTAGAAATGATGCGGAAGCCTTTTTAGAAGGAGAGGTTTTTTGCGGTTCTATAAAAGGATATTCCAATTCCATTGGTATTACTTTGGGAACAGGATTAGGCTCTGCCATTTGCAAAAATGGAAAAACTGTGGATGCTGAATTGAGTGTTATGGATTACCACGGAGAGTATATTGAGGAAAGTGTATCTACACGTGGTTTAGTGCGTAATTATTTTCGATTAACAAACAAGCAGCTAAAAGATGCAAAAGCAGTAGTCGCTTTATATCCAAAAGATGAAAATGCTGTAAAATCTTTTGAGATATTTGCCAAGGATTTAAGCTGGTTTTTAATCCGGTTTATTCAAAAGGAAGACCCGGAAGCACTTGTTATCGGTGGTAATATAGCCCAGGCCTGGGAAATGTTTATGCCCACAGTAATTCAACATTTAGAGCGTGAATTGAATGTTGTACCAAGAATTGTTAAATCTGCATTGATGGAAAATGCTGCATTGATTGGAGGCGCTTGCAATCACAGTCTTTAA
- the fucP gene encoding L-fucose:H+ symporter permease, protein MSNPKFTEKKYLVTYSFVTALFMIWGISLSMCDVLNKHFQNVLHLSKSQSGLIQFSVFGAYALMSIPAGMFLKRFGYKRGVLFGLFLFVLGTFLFLPAADNASFSMFRIALFVLGCGMATLETVAHPFAASLGDQRTSDRRINFSQAFNAVGTMIGPAIGTYFLLRATENTNDLSSVKMLYVSIGIIVILFALVFAFVKIPKFADVHAENVEDAMAVNIDTSPNKKLFSHRHFIWSIIAQFFNVAAQAGTWAFFINYVHEKMGFTVQSAGNYMIIFMAMMALGRIVGTYLMKFIAPNKLLASFALGNIICCLLVAQGLGSVSFIALLMINFFFSIMYPTIFSLGLKNLGSHTQQASSFISMGVVGGAILPYFMGKIANVNIASAYYLPIVCYFIIFLFAVKFYKVRLNNSNIK, encoded by the coding sequence ATGTCAAATCCAAAATTTACAGAGAAAAAATACCTTGTTACTTATAGCTTTGTTACTGCTTTATTTATGATTTGGGGTATTTCACTTTCCATGTGTGATGTACTCAATAAGCATTTTCAAAATGTGCTGCATTTAAGTAAATCCCAGTCTGGTTTAATACAGTTTTCGGTCTTTGGTGCTTATGCTCTTATGAGTATTCCTGCAGGTATGTTCCTTAAAAGGTTTGGATATAAAAGAGGCGTTTTGTTTGGGCTGTTTTTATTTGTTTTAGGAACCTTTTTATTTCTGCCTGCTGCTGACAATGCCTCTTTTAGTATGTTTCGAATTGCGCTCTTTGTTTTAGGCTGTGGCATGGCCACTTTAGAAACGGTAGCTCACCCTTTTGCAGCATCCTTAGGTGATCAAAGGACCAGTGATCGGAGAATCAACTTTTCTCAAGCCTTTAATGCAGTTGGCACAATGATAGGCCCCGCGATTGGCACCTATTTTTTATTAAGAGCAACAGAAAATACCAATGATTTATCTTCAGTAAAAATGCTCTATGTTTCAATTGGCATTATCGTGATTTTATTTGCCTTGGTTTTTGCATTTGTAAAGATTCCAAAATTCGCGGATGTGCACGCTGAAAATGTAGAAGATGCTATGGCTGTAAATATAGATACCAGCCCAAATAAAAAACTCTTTTCACATCGTCATTTTATTTGGTCAATCATTGCACAATTTTTTAACGTAGCAGCGCAGGCCGGCACTTGGGCATTCTTCATCAATTACGTACATGAGAAAATGGGGTTTACCGTACAGTCGGCGGGAAACTATATGATTATATTTATGGCCATGATGGCGTTGGGTAGAATTGTAGGCACATATTTAATGAAATTTATTGCTCCTAACAAGTTACTTGCCTCTTTTGCTTTAGGGAATATTATTTGCTGTTTATTAGTTGCGCAGGGCTTGGGGAGTGTTTCCTTTATTGCGCTTTTAATGATAAATTTCTTTTTTAGTATAATGTATCCTACTATTTTTAGTTTGGGTCTTAAGAATCTTGGAAGCCACACACAGCAAGCATCTTCTTTTATTTCAATGGGTGTTGTTGGAGGTGCTATTCTACCATATTTTATGGGTAAAATAGCCAATGTAAATATTGCATCTGCTTACTATCTTCCGATTGTCTGCTATTTTATTATCTTCTTATTTGCTGTTAAATTTTACAAGGTGAGACTGAATAATTCAAATATAAAATAG
- a CDS encoding integrase core domain-containing protein produces MDDIQQRQEAIRLYLAKEKAAAIAHRFNKSRKWLYHWISRYKNNPQGNWWEEQSRAPHTPCASVDAAMEQNILLIRTELMQEKMAQIGAISIQYEMQRRAMPVAPVWTINRVIAKHGLNKPLEQKMPGKAYPETFWHTHQMDLVGPRYIKGDGMFYSINLIDITTHTCYVKAVRTKSSVGIVAALAAFWQKNGMPDALQMDNELAFRGSNRYPRSFGSIVRFALSQGVTPIFIPVKEPWRNGIIEKFNDTYQKRFLRAYTFENLNDLSVQEKAFITFHNSHHRYSSQQHKTPDEMQALALKPICYKGNIHLPNMDGKVHIPLRGGCVYYIRYIRSDLKLRLPNECFILHERFKYSYVVAEVNIENHCLNIRQNYEIVQTFPYTITAIDW; encoded by the coding sequence ATGGATGATATTCAGCAAAGACAGGAAGCCATAAGGCTATATTTGGCAAAAGAAAAAGCGGCAGCAATAGCGCATCGTTTTAATAAAAGCCGCAAATGGTTGTATCATTGGATAAGCCGTTACAAGAATAACCCACAAGGCAACTGGTGGGAAGAACAAAGCCGGGCGCCTCACACGCCTTGTGCATCTGTAGATGCTGCAATGGAACAGAATATTTTGTTGATACGTACAGAATTGATGCAGGAGAAAATGGCACAGATTGGTGCTATATCCATTCAATACGAGATGCAACGCAGGGCAATGCCTGTTGCACCGGTATGGACTATTAACCGTGTGATTGCAAAACATGGCTTGAATAAGCCTTTGGAACAAAAGATGCCGGGTAAAGCTTATCCTGAAACATTCTGGCATACACATCAAATGGATTTGGTTGGTCCCAGATACATCAAGGGCGATGGTATGTTTTACAGCATTAATCTGATAGATATTACTACGCATACCTGTTATGTGAAAGCGGTACGTACCAAGTCGTCTGTGGGCATTGTGGCAGCCCTCGCTGCGTTTTGGCAAAAAAACGGTATGCCCGATGCCTTGCAAATGGATAACGAATTAGCCTTTCGGGGTTCTAACCGTTATCCGCGCAGCTTTGGCAGCATTGTCCGATTTGCCCTTAGCCAAGGGGTGACTCCGATATTCATTCCGGTAAAAGAACCTTGGCGTAACGGCATCATCGAAAAGTTTAATGATACCTATCAGAAGCGATTTTTAAGAGCTTATACTTTTGAAAATTTGAATGACTTATCCGTACAGGAAAAAGCATTCATTACGTTTCACAATAGTCATCACCGTTACAGTTCGCAACAGCACAAAACTCCCGATGAGATGCAGGCATTAGCCTTAAAACCCATATGTTACAAAGGAAATATCCATTTGCCTAATATGGACGGCAAAGTCCATATACCGCTTCGCGGAGGTTGCGTGTATTATATCCGATACATCCGAAGTGATTTGAAACTTCGCTTGCCTAATGAGTGTTTTATCCTGCACGAACGATTTAAGTACAGCTATGTGGTCGCTGAAGTAAATATAGAAAATCATTGCCTCAACATCCGACAGAACTATGAAATTGTTCAAACCTTCCCTTACACGATTACCGCCATTGATTGGTAG
- a CDS encoding SGNH/GDSL hydrolase family protein, which translates to MSKSLLLFVAMGFFLVKAEAQKGDWAAFGRYEKANEQVKALPQSKRAVVFMGNSITDFWINSDSAFFANNNYIDRGISGQTTSQMLVRFRKDVIDLHPKAVIILAGTNDIAGNTGDISLENILGNIASMAELAKQHHIKVLLCSITPAFDYPWHRGMQPNIKIPVLNNMLENYAKENHFAYVDYFSALNDGNNGMKKGLAKDGVHPTLEGYKIMESIANKSIKKIIHH; encoded by the coding sequence ATGAGCAAATCACTATTATTATTTGTCGCAATGGGATTTTTCTTAGTAAAAGCAGAAGCCCAAAAAGGTGATTGGGCGGCATTTGGTCGTTATGAGAAAGCAAATGAACAGGTTAAAGCATTACCTCAATCAAAACGAGCAGTTGTTTTTATGGGAAATTCTATTACCGATTTTTGGATAAATAGTGATTCGGCCTTTTTTGCAAATAATAATTATATAGATAGGGGTATCAGTGGACAAACTACTTCTCAAATGCTTGTAAGGTTTAGAAAGGATGTTATTGATTTACACCCAAAAGCAGTTATTATTTTAGCCGGAACGAATGACATAGCAGGCAATACAGGTGATATATCTTTGGAAAATATTTTGGGTAATATTGCCTCAATGGCAGAGCTTGCGAAACAACATCATATCAAAGTATTGCTTTGCTCGATAACTCCTGCTTTTGATTATCCATGGCATAGAGGCATGCAGCCCAATATTAAGATCCCTGTTTTAAATAATATGCTGGAAAACTATGCTAAAGAAAACCATTTTGCATATGTAGATTATTTCTCAGCACTCAATGATGGGAATAACGGAATGAAGAAAGGTTTGGCCAAAGATGGTGTTCATCCTACACTGGAAGGTTACAAGATAATGGAAAGTATCGCGAATAAATCAATCAAAAAGATAATACATCACTAA
- a CDS encoding MGH1-like glycoside hydrolase domain-containing protein has protein sequence MIKFLFLLLFLPISLGAQELTCDNTNIQDAYNLAVNTMNINVRRGILAAGGDYGGEWVRDIAINSWNGASLLRPKVAEKSLWSVTKNRDTIGHQYWDRMIWVIAALHHYDITGDKVFLKQAYECARNSIQQLEEQAFDKNYGLFTGPSVFNDGIAGYPKPIDNDNIHSTYILDYPNAKSIKCLSTNCVYYEAYISLIKMEKLLNIDKDLSELFKEKAGRLKERILKYFYNENENSLYYLIEGNGKVDKYQEGLGISFAIMFGIVNKLQAYKILQKVQVSNFGITSIYPAFPRFSKDKPGRHNNLIWPMVNGFFAQASIIAEDKKSYDKELEGLTHLALDEDKGDYQFREIYNPDTGTPYGGWQKGSLTQSCRLQTWSATAYINMVDFGMIGLRFKKEGIVFSPYLPPTIHLLSLKNIHYRNAILNIIIKGNGETIKSFILNGEKQKDAAINANIHGENNIIIELI, from the coding sequence ATGATCAAATTTCTATTCCTTCTTCTATTTCTTCCAATTAGTTTAGGGGCTCAAGAATTAACTTGTGACAATACAAATATTCAAGACGCCTATAACCTAGCTGTTAATACAATGAATATAAATGTAAGGAGAGGGATTTTGGCTGCAGGGGGTGACTATGGTGGAGAGTGGGTTCGAGATATAGCCATTAACTCCTGGAATGGCGCTAGTCTTTTACGACCAAAAGTAGCAGAGAAATCGCTTTGGAGTGTAACTAAAAACAGAGATACAATTGGTCACCAATATTGGGACAGAATGATTTGGGTAATAGCGGCACTTCATCATTATGATATAACGGGTGATAAAGTTTTTTTAAAACAAGCATACGAATGCGCACGCAACTCTATTCAACAATTAGAAGAACAAGCTTTTGATAAAAACTATGGATTATTCACTGGGCCTTCGGTATTTAACGATGGTATAGCAGGGTACCCAAAACCGATTGACAATGATAATATTCATTCGACTTACATATTAGACTATCCCAATGCCAAAAGCATTAAATGTTTGAGTACTAATTGTGTTTATTATGAAGCTTATATTTCTTTAATTAAAATGGAAAAGCTGTTAAATATAGATAAGGATCTATCTGAATTATTTAAAGAAAAAGCTGGAAGACTTAAAGAGCGTATCCTTAAGTACTTCTATAATGAAAATGAAAATAGTCTTTATTATTTAATAGAAGGGAATGGTAAAGTAGATAAATATCAAGAAGGACTAGGTATTTCATTTGCCATTATGTTTGGCATTGTAAATAAATTGCAGGCTTATAAAATCTTGCAAAAGGTACAGGTTTCAAATTTTGGCATTACATCCATCTACCCTGCATTTCCAAGATTCTCTAAAGATAAACCGGGTCGTCACAACAATCTAATTTGGCCAATGGTTAACGGATTCTTTGCTCAAGCATCTATTATTGCAGAGGATAAAAAATCATATGACAAAGAATTGGAGGGCTTAACACATTTAGCTTTAGACGAAGATAAAGGCGATTATCAGTTTCGGGAAATATATAATCCGGATACGGGTACGCCATATGGTGGCTGGCAAAAGGGAAGTTTGACTCAATCTTGCAGGTTGCAAACTTGGTCAGCAACAGCATATATTAATATGGTTGACTTTGGAATGATTGGCTTAAGATTTAAAAAAGAAGGGATAGTTTTTTCACCTTACTTACCTCCTACTATTCATTTATTGTCTTTAAAGAATATACATTATCGCAATGCAATCCTGAATATTATTATTAAAGGAAATGGCGAAACAATCAAATCATTTATTTTAAACGGAGAAAAGCAAAAGGATGCTGCGATAAATGCCAATATTCATGGAGAAAATAACATCATTATTGAATTAATTTAA